The Actinomadura graeca nucleotide sequence GTCATGAGGTGCATCAGGAAGGACAAGGTCGAGATCACCCTGGCGCCGCCCCTGCTCAGGGCCTCGGACGTGGTGAGCGCCGTGTCCCCGCGCCTGGCCTCCTGGGTCGCCAGGCGGGCGGGCGTCCATGCCTATCTGCGCCGGGTCGCCGACGGTGAGGGGTCGTGAGCGACGCGGGGCCACCGGCGCCCCGGCGGGCCTCATGCCCGCGTCCGCGGAGTGGCCTGCCCGCCCTGCGCCCCGGCGGCGGCCTCGGCGGCGGCTTCGGCGGCGGCGGCCTCGGCGGCCGCCGCGCGCGCCAGCTCGCGCCTGTCCACCCCGAGCCTGCCCAGGATCGGCAGGAGCACCTCGCGCAGGAAGATCTTCCTGGTGATGCCGATGGCGCGCATCACGCGCACCCTTTCCTCGTAGTCGGGGACGAGGTCGTACGCGGGCATCGTGAACCGGGTGAGGACGTGCTGGAGGTCCGCGACCGTGCCGTCCCGGTCCTCGGACAGGCAGGTGCCGATGACGTCGAGGTAGAAGCCGCCGTGCGCCGCCTCGTCCCGGGAGATGTACCGGTAGATGGAGGCGAGCAGCGCGTCCCCGGCGGCGCGGGCCGCGGCCAGCCGGTGCCGGTAGATCATCCAGGTCGTCTTCTCCTGCAACGCCCCGTAGCACACCATCCGCCGGACGGTCGTGAACGGCAGCGTCCACCGCCTGTTGAGGAGGCCCGTCTCGAAATCGACCATCTGGTCGGCGGTGCGCTGTCCCGTCCGCACCAGGTACTCCCGCAGTGCCAGGGCGTGCTTCGCCTCTTCGTAGCCCCAGTTGACGTGCCACCACGCCTGGCCGAAGGACTCCCGGACGAGGTTGAGCCCTTCGCCGACGTAGTCCGGCATGTACGACTCCACCGCGCAGAACGTCTCCGCGCACAGCACCGCGTCAGGGTCGGGGTCCAGGCCCTCCGCCAGCTCCCAGGGAAGGTCGTCGAACACGCTCCAGCGGCGCTTGCGCTCGGCGACCTCGAAGAACTCCATGTACTTGCGGTAGATCTGCTTCTCGTCGAGGTAGGTCACGGCGCATCCCTCCTCCGGAGGCCGAACTGGCCGAGGTCCTGGTAGCCGCGGGCGAAGGCGAGCACGCAGGTGGACAGGTACCGGTCGTAGTCGTCGAACCGCCGGTCGCCCCAGCGTTCCCGGATCGTCGGCTCGGCCGCGCGCAGCCGCCGCCGCCACTCCTCGCACGTGCGCCGGTAGTGGTCGCGGCGGGTGCGCAGGCTGACGAGCTCCCAGTACGGCTCGGCGGTGACGAGGACGTCCTCCAGCCGCGGGCTCATCCCGCCGGGGAAGATGTGGTCGGTGACCCACTTCAGCTCGACGAGGTCGGCGCGGTCGCGCGGGACGCGGTCCCGCAGGATCACCTGGAGGGCGAAGGCGGCACCGGGACGGGTCCACTCGTGGACGCGGCGGAAGAACCCCGCGTAGATCCGCCGGTGGGCACCGGACCGCACGTCCGGCGGCCGGGCGATGTGCTCCATCATCCCGATCGAGAACACCGCGTCGAACCTCTCCTCGGGCGCGAAGTCGCGGTAGTCGCACAGCCACAGCGTCGCCCCCGGTATCCGCCGGTCCCGCGCCGCGCGCAGCTGCGCCGGGCTCAGCGTGATGCCGTGCATCCGCCGCACGCCCCGGCGCGACGCCTGGTAGTGCAGGTTCGCGCCCCAGCCGCAGCCGATGTCGAGGACTCCGGTGTCCGGTCCCGTCCCGGCGAGGTCGCTCAGGTAGCCGAGCTTGCGCAGCTGCGCGGCCTCCAGGTCGTCGTCGCCGTCCCAGAGCGCGCAGGAGTAGTTGCGCCCGGCGTCGAGCCAGAGCGCGAAGAAGTCGTCGCCGACGTCGTAGCTGACCTCGATGTCGGACGGTGTGGACATCAGCCCGCCTCGGCCTGCGCGCGGGCGACGAGCCGGACCAGCTCGGCGACCGACTCGACCGAGGCGAGCTCGTAGTCCGGCAGCGTCACGCCGAGCCGGTCCTCCAGGCGCGCCACCAGTTCCAGCATCTGCACGCTGCCGATCCCCACCTCGGCGATCGGCACGCCCGGGCCGAGGCGTCCGGTGTCCAGGTCGGGGACCAGCGCCTTCGCCTCGACGCGGACCGCGGCGAGGATCTCTTCGTTGGAGGCCACAGCCATCGGATACCGCTCCTGTCTCCTCGTTGTTGCCGGTTGGGCGCCCTGTTCGTCGTGCGCCCTGCCGGTCGTGCGCGCCGCCAGGTCAGTCGATCCGGCGGAGGGTGAACCGGGCGGACCAGACGTGGCCCCGCTCGAAGGCCCACGCGCGGTCGTGCGGCGGGCGCCCCCCTCCGCCGTGCGGGGTGGACGGGACGACCGTGTCGATGCCCCGGATCTCCCACGCGGCGCCGGTCGCCCTGACCACGTCCTCGACGCGGGGACAGCCGCCGGGCAGCACGTTCTCCCGGGTGAGCCGGGCGAGCCCGCGGATCTCCTCGGCCCGGCGCGGCAGGCGTCCGGCGACGATCGCGTACAGGACGAACCGGGCGCCGGGCGTCGTCCAGGCCCGGACGGCGTGGAAGAAGTCACGGAGATTCCGGACGGCCTCACCCCGCAGCCGCCGCGCGGGCGTGACGAGGTGCTCCACGGCCTGCACACCGAGGACGGTGTCGAACCGGGCGTCCGGGACGAAGTCACGGAAACACGTGGCGTCGGCCCCGGAGCCGAGGGTGGCGCCGACGGCGGCACCGCCCCCCTCGATCACCAGGACGCGGGGGCCCGGCTCGACGCCGGGGGCCGCGCGCAGCAGGTCGAGCGCGCGTTGCCGCCCGGGAACTGAATCGGTCCCGGCGACCCAGACCGTACAGCGGGGGTCCATCGGCCTCCTCCCTCGACATGACCGGCCAATAGGGGGGCGAACGGAACATCAAGGGTCATTCAAAGCGAATTAAAGCGCGAACAAAGAACGCTCCGTGGAGCCATCTTTCGTGATCTTAGAATTGATCGTCTATTTTGACCGGGAAGCGTTCTTCTGAGTCGGAACGCTAGCATTGAGACCGTCGCCGGACAAGGAGTCCACCCCTGTTCGCCTGCACTTACAGGCGATCACTCCGATCCGCCCGGCAAATGTTGATCATTAAGATCCACTGATTCACCCGTTAATGTCTTGACATCCCGTGTCTCCGGAGTGTGCAGTGGGGGCGTTCGGACAATGGCCTTCTTTGGGCGATCGGACCCCTAGTGCCAGGGAGGCGCGCCATGCCCGCCAGAGCGGATCCCGGCAAACATGCGGATTCCCTCACCGGGCATTTGAACGCGCTTCTCACGGAGATCGTGGGGGAGGACGCGGTCGCCCGCGGCGGGCCCCTGTTCCTCGAATCCCTCGACGCGCTGCGCCTCAGATCCGGCGTCGAGGCGGCCTGCGGCGTCGACCTGCCGCTGGCCGTGCTGTTCGAGGGC carries:
- a CDS encoding SAM-dependent methyltransferase, whose product is MSTPSDIEVSYDVGDDFFALWLDAGRNYSCALWDGDDDLEAAQLRKLGYLSDLAGTGPDTGVLDIGCGWGANLHYQASRRGVRRMHGITLSPAQLRAARDRRIPGATLWLCDYRDFAPEERFDAVFSIGMMEHIARPPDVRSGAHRRIYAGFFRRVHEWTRPGAAFALQVILRDRVPRDRADLVELKWVTDHIFPGGMSPRLEDVLVTAEPYWELVSLRTRRDHYRRTCEEWRRRLRAAEPTIRERWGDRRFDDYDRYLSTCVLAFARGYQDLGQFGLRRRDAP
- a CDS encoding class I SAM-dependent methyltransferase; amino-acid sequence: MDPRCTVWVAGTDSVPGRQRALDLLRAAPGVEPGPRVLVIEGGGAAVGATLGSGADATCFRDFVPDARFDTVLGVQAVEHLVTPARRLRGEAVRNLRDFFHAVRAWTTPGARFVLYAIVAGRLPRRAEEIRGLARLTRENVLPGGCPRVEDVVRATGAAWEIRGIDTVVPSTPHGGGGRPPHDRAWAFERGHVWSARFTLRRID
- a CDS encoding acyl carrier protein — its product is MAVASNEEILAAVRVEAKALVPDLDTGRLGPGVPIAEVGIGSVQMLELVARLEDRLGVTLPDYELASVESVAELVRLVARAQAEAG
- a CDS encoding acyl-ACP desaturase encodes the protein MTYLDEKQIYRKYMEFFEVAERKRRWSVFDDLPWELAEGLDPDPDAVLCAETFCAVESYMPDYVGEGLNLVRESFGQAWWHVNWGYEEAKHALALREYLVRTGQRTADQMVDFETGLLNRRWTLPFTTVRRMVCYGALQEKTTWMIYRHRLAAARAAGDALLASIYRYISRDEAAHGGFYLDVIGTCLSEDRDGTVADLQHVLTRFTMPAYDLVPDYEERVRVMRAIGITRKIFLREVLLPILGRLGVDRRELARAAAAEAAAAEAAAEAAAGAQGGQATPRTRA